A genomic window from Aquabacterium sp. OR-4 includes:
- the cbbX gene encoding CbbX protein encodes MGAPLYSIPGSTAAAAPATAGPADTAASAGPAAQAPRTVAEVLAGSQVQTVLDELDQALVGLAPVKARIRDIAALLVIDRLRLGQGLTTTSPTLHMAFTGRPGTGKTTVALRMATLLHRLGYVRRDHLVAVTRDDLVGSYIGHTGPKTREVLKKAMGGVLFIDEAYTLYRPENERDYGQEAIEILLQTMENQRDDLVVILAGYGDRMDSFFHSNPGLRSRIAHHLDFPDYSPPELLQIALRLLQAQNYRFDDAAATAFAEYIARRITQPHFANARSVRNALDRARLRQASRLFADTERVLDRDALSTLSAADIRASRVFDGAAPSPSA; translated from the coding sequence ATGGGCGCACCGCTGTATTCGATTCCGGGCAGCACCGCGGCGGCCGCGCCTGCAACTGCCGGTCCGGCAGACACCGCGGCGTCAGCCGGCCCCGCCGCGCAGGCCCCGCGCACCGTGGCCGAGGTGCTGGCCGGCAGCCAGGTGCAGACCGTGCTGGACGAGCTGGACCAGGCGCTGGTCGGCCTGGCGCCGGTGAAGGCCCGCATCCGCGACATCGCCGCGCTGCTGGTGATCGACCGCTTGCGCCTGGGCCAGGGGCTGACCACCACCAGTCCCACGCTGCACATGGCCTTCACCGGCCGGCCCGGCACCGGCAAGACCACCGTGGCGCTGCGCATGGCCACGCTGCTGCACCGCCTGGGCTATGTGCGGCGCGACCACCTGGTGGCCGTGACCCGCGACGACCTGGTGGGCAGCTACATCGGCCACACCGGGCCCAAGACCCGCGAGGTGCTCAAGAAGGCCATGGGCGGCGTGCTGTTCATCGACGAGGCCTACACCCTGTACCGGCCCGAGAACGAGCGCGACTACGGCCAGGAGGCCATCGAGATCCTGTTGCAGACCATGGAGAACCAGCGCGACGACCTGGTGGTGATCCTGGCCGGCTATGGCGACCGCATGGACAGCTTCTTCCACAGCAATCCGGGCCTGCGCTCGCGCATTGCGCACCACCTCGACTTTCCCGACTACAGCCCGCCCGAGCTGCTGCAGATTGCGCTGCGCCTGCTGCAGGCGCAGAACTACCGTTTTGACGACGCCGCGGCCACGGCCTTTGCCGAGTACATCGCGCGCCGCATCACGCAGCCGCACTTTGCCAATGCCCGCAGCGTGCGCAATGCGCTCGACCGGGCGCGCCTGCGCCAGGCCTCGCGCCTGTTTGCCGACACCGAACGCGTGCTCGA
- a CDS encoding ribulose bisphosphate carboxylase small subunit, with protein MMTNPTGRITQGQFSFLPELTDAEIAAQVQYGLNKGYAWSVEYTDDPHPRNTYWEMYGMPMFDLADAAGVLQETNACRAAFPRHYIRLMAFDSTRGVESITMSFIVNRPPVEPGFGLARQEVAGRMMRTTVHSYATDRPEAERYTGA; from the coding sequence ATGATGACCAACCCCACCGGCCGCATCACCCAGGGCCAGTTCAGCTTTCTGCCCGAGCTCACCGATGCCGAGATCGCGGCCCAGGTGCAGTACGGGCTGAACAAGGGCTACGCCTGGAGCGTGGAATACACCGACGACCCGCATCCCCGCAACACGTACTGGGAGATGTACGGCATGCCCATGTTCGACCTGGCCGACGCCGCCGGCGTGCTGCAGGAGACCAATGCCTGCCGGGCCGCGTTTCCTCGCCACTACATCCGCCTGATGGCCTTCGACTCGACCCGCGGCGTCGAGTCGATCACGATGAGCTTCATCGTCAACCGCCCGCCGGTGGAGCCCGGCTTCGGCCTGGCGCGGCAGGAGGTGGCCGGCCGGATGATGCGCACCACGGTGCACTCGTACGCCACCGACCGGCCCGAGGCCGAGCGCTATACCGGCGCCTGA
- a CDS encoding form I ribulose bisphosphate carboxylase large subunit, protein MNAPHTASTLAPAADGGAITDKKQRYSAGVLKYRQMGYWDADYQPKDTDLLCLFRITPQEGVDPVEAAAAVAGESSTATWTVVWTDRLTACDSYRAKAYKVEPVPGRPGEFFAWVAYDIILFEEGSIANITASLIGNVFSFKPLKAARLEDIRMPVALVKTFKGPPTGLVVERERLDKFGRPLLGATTKPKLGLSGRNYGRVIYEGLKGGLDFMKDDENINSQPFMHWRDRFLYVMEGVNKASAATGEVKGSYLNITAATMEDMYERAEFAKELGSVVVMVDLVIGWTAIQSMAHWCRKNDMVMHMHRAGHGTYTRQKNHGVSFRVMAKWLRLAGCDHLHTGTAVGKLEGDPMTVQGYYNVCRDSYTRQDLPRGLFFDQDWCDMRKVMPVASGGIHAGQMHQLIDLFGDDVILQFGGGTIGHPAGIQAGAVANRVALECMVKARNEGRDIANEGPEILQAAARFCTPLKQALDTWKDVSFNYASTDTSDFAVTPSVAA, encoded by the coding sequence ATGAACGCACCGCACACCGCCAGCACGCTGGCTCCTGCCGCCGACGGCGGCGCCATCACCGACAAGAAGCAGCGCTACTCGGCCGGCGTGCTGAAGTACCGCCAGATGGGCTACTGGGACGCCGACTACCAGCCCAAGGACACCGACCTGCTGTGCCTGTTCCGCATCACGCCGCAGGAGGGTGTGGACCCGGTGGAGGCCGCCGCTGCGGTGGCCGGCGAGAGCAGCACCGCCACCTGGACGGTGGTGTGGACCGACCGCCTGACCGCCTGCGACAGCTACCGCGCCAAGGCCTACAAGGTGGAGCCGGTGCCGGGCCGGCCGGGCGAGTTTTTCGCCTGGGTGGCCTACGACATCATCCTGTTCGAAGAGGGCTCGATCGCCAACATCACGGCCAGCCTGATCGGCAACGTGTTCAGCTTCAAGCCCTTGAAGGCGGCGCGGCTGGAGGACATCCGCATGCCGGTGGCCCTGGTCAAGACCTTCAAGGGCCCGCCCACCGGCCTGGTGGTCGAGCGCGAGCGGCTCGACAAGTTCGGCCGTCCGCTGCTGGGTGCCACCACCAAGCCCAAGCTGGGCCTGAGCGGGCGCAACTACGGCCGCGTGATCTACGAGGGCCTGAAGGGCGGGCTCGACTTCATGAAGGACGACGAGAACATCAACTCGCAGCCCTTCATGCACTGGCGTGACCGCTTCCTGTACGTGATGGAAGGCGTCAACAAGGCCAGCGCTGCCACCGGCGAGGTCAAGGGCAGCTACCTGAACATCACCGCCGCCACCATGGAAGACATGTACGAACGCGCCGAGTTCGCCAAGGAACTCGGCAGCGTGGTGGTGATGGTCGATCTGGTGATCGGCTGGACGGCGATCCAGAGCATGGCCCACTGGTGCCGCAAGAACGACATGGTGATGCACATGCACCGTGCCGGCCACGGCACCTACACGCGGCAGAAGAACCACGGCGTGAGCTTTCGCGTGATGGCCAAGTGGCTGCGCCTGGCCGGCTGCGACCACCTGCACACCGGCACCGCCGTGGGCAAGCTCGAAGGCGACCCGATGACTGTGCAGGGCTACTACAACGTCTGCCGCGACAGCTACACCCGGCAGGATCTGCCGCGCGGCCTGTTCTTCGACCAGGACTGGTGCGACATGCGCAAGGTGATGCCGGTGGCCTCGGGCGGCATCCATGCCGGCCAGATGCACCAGCTGATCGACCTGTTCGGCGACGACGTGATCCTGCAGTTCGGCGGCGGCACCATCGGCCACCCGGCGGGCATCCAGGCCGGTGCAGTGGCCAACCGCGTGGCCCTGGAGTGCATGGTCAAGGCCCGCAACGAAGGCCGCGACATCGCCAACGAAGGGCCCGAGATCCTGCAGGCCGCGGCACGCTTCTGCACGCCCCTGAAGCAGGCGCTCGATACCTGGAAGGACGTGTCCTTCAACTATGCGAGCACGGATACGAGTGACTTTGCTGTCACTCCTTCGGTTGCCGCTTGA